A region from the Helicoverpa armigera isolate CAAS_96S chromosome 6, ASM3070526v1, whole genome shotgun sequence genome encodes:
- the LOC126056740 gene encoding uncharacterized protein LOC126056740 isoform X2, with protein sequence MPPKSKGEAPKKSAPPVIRPPISDHSLMYVPQDVLKGFQERVETGIDWTLIESGARHHREHCKRDDIPKNTFTQALQSKFDKCIIQGFLNEDSGLSIEQHWEFLMPAVVWDNQRFATDEGKICFHNANCITDDMMKVIKRAVKANDRNVLKHDMKMVNVLRVNDSKMTELDEGLKKYKKLVSLSLCGNFISDINSDFIPPSVKTLELQANCLKDVSGFAETLPSELLYLGLARNFLTSSSVDGLRLLPYNLTVLDLSDNDIYHLDPVCAGYARATLMRLTRLHYLDCREILPTDRPLEHIEMHPDDLRAAYFYFTVYRIMSAPQPPKAEKGANATFHIELEIPLLDAVRRRFLMFRQNESLIEMLPPPEDDEWPITPSVPAMSKVLTRLDEESSHESDIFTNLVMRNPREIHNYTTFESNKVQWSKLMNFQEPILKIFCPDLIALRDTFRSVITIRLIYSVIYAHQKPAKAEKVKSVSAMKPQGEMRLTIATIRCSLRAPDWSQPSQHFHWDETLGTNDAIHWGEGDLSILQYSQQPVKVTKGKPEGPESGRQVMPDFLTCHFGFGIDTLSTSNIR encoded by the exons atgcCACCAAAATCTAAGGGCGAAGCTCCCAAAAAATCTGCCCCTCCTGTTATAAGACCGCCAATCAGTGACCACAGTCTTATGTACGTTCCCCAAGATGTTCTGAAAG GTTTCCAGGAACGCGTAGAAACTGGCATAGATTGGACACTGATCGAATCCGGAGCGCGCCATCACAGGGAACATTGTAAGAGGGACGATATACCAAAAAACACATTTACTCAAGCATTACAAAGTAAATTTGACAAATGTATAATACAAGGTTTCCTCAATGAGGATTCGGGGCTCAGTATAGAACAACACTGGGAATTCCTAATGCCTGCAGTAGTATGGGACAACCAAAGATTTGCTACAGATGAAGGAAAGATATGTTTTCATAACGCTAACTGTATTACTGATGATATGATGAAAGTCATTAAGAGAGCTGTTAAAGCCAATGATAGGAATGTTTTGAAGCACGATATGAAAATGGTTAACGTTTTGCGAGTGAATGATTCGAAG atgacCGAATTGGATGAAGGcttgaaaaaatacaaaaaattggtATCTCTCAGTTTATGTGGGAACTTCATATCTGATATTAATTCAGATTTTATTCCACCGTCCGTAAAGACTCTGGAACTACAAGCTAACTGCCTTAAAGATGTTTCAGGATTTGCTGAAACTTTGCCCTCTGAGTTACTGTATTTAGGGTTGGCTAGAAACTTCCTTACCTCTA GTTCCGTAGATGGATTGAGGCTGTTACCATACAATTTGACGGTTCTGGATCTGTCGGATAACGACATCTATCATTTAGATCCG GTATGTGCCGGCTATGCTCGAGCTACTTTAATGAGATTAACTCGTTTACATTATCTGGATTGCCGTGAAATTCTTCCCACTGATAGGCCATTAGAACATATAGAAATGCACCCTGATGATTTGCGTGCTGCATACTTTTATTTCACTGTGTACCGAATCATGTCCGCTCCACAGCCGCCGAAGGCAGAAAAG ggAGCCAACGCAACATTCCACATTGAACTGGAGATCCCGTTGCTGGACGCGGTAAGAAGACGATTCTTGATGTTCAGACAAAACGAATCCCTTATTGAAATGTTACCACCACCAGAAGACGATGAATGGCCAATAACCCCCTCTGTGCCTGCGATGAGTAAAGTCTTAACTC GATTGGATGAAGAATCTTCGCATGAATCTGATATCTTCACTAACTTGGTTATGAGGAATCCGCGAGAAATTCACAACTACACCACGTTCGAGAGCAACAAGGTCCAGTGGAGCAAATTAATGAATTTCCAAGAGCCTATTCTGAAGATCTTCTGTCCCGACCTGATCGCCTTGAGGGACACTTTCCGATCCGTTATCACCATCAGATTGATTTACTCAGTT ATATATGCGCATCAAAAACCAGCTAAAGCTGAAAAGGTGAAGAGTGTCTCAGCGATGAAACCGCAAGGAGAGATGAGACTGACCATAGCCACGATCAGGTGCTCTCTCAGGGCCCCGGACTGGAGCCAGCCTTCGCAACACTTCCACTGGGACGAAACCCTCGGCACTAATGATGCTATTCATTGGGGTGAAGGTGATCTCTCT ATACTGCAATACAGTCAACAGCCAGTAAAAGTGACCAAAGGGAAACCCGAAGGCCCAGAATCTGGTCGGCAAGTAATGCCGGACTTCTTAACTTGTCACTTTGGCTTTGGGATCGATACCCTGAGTACCTCAAACATcagatga
- the LOC126056740 gene encoding uncharacterized protein LOC126056740 isoform X1 — protein sequence MPPKSKGEAPKKSAPPVIRPPISDHSLMYVPQDVLKGFQERVETGIDWTLIESGARHHREHCKRDDIPKNTFTQALQSKFDKCIIQGFLNEDSGLSIEQHWEFLMPAVVWDNQRFATDEGKICFHNANCITDDMMKVIKRAVKANDRNVLKHDMKMVNVLRVNDSKMTELDEGLKKYKKLVSLSLCGNFISDINSDFIPPSVKTLELQANCLKDVSGFAETLPSELLYLGLARNFLTSSSVDGLRLLPYNLTVLDLSDNDIYHLDPVLDAIAKLPNLTALQLSGNPCSVCAGYARATLMRLTRLHYLDCREILPTDRPLEHIEMHPDDLRAAYFYFTVYRIMSAPQPPKAEKGANATFHIELEIPLLDAVRRRFLMFRQNESLIEMLPPPEDDEWPITPSVPAMSKVLTRLDEESSHESDIFTNLVMRNPREIHNYTTFESNKVQWSKLMNFQEPILKIFCPDLIALRDTFRSVITIRLIYSVIYAHQKPAKAEKVKSVSAMKPQGEMRLTIATIRCSLRAPDWSQPSQHFHWDETLGTNDAIHWGEGDLSILQYSQQPVKVTKGKPEGPESGRQVMPDFLTCHFGFGIDTLSTSNIR from the exons atgcCACCAAAATCTAAGGGCGAAGCTCCCAAAAAATCTGCCCCTCCTGTTATAAGACCGCCAATCAGTGACCACAGTCTTATGTACGTTCCCCAAGATGTTCTGAAAG GTTTCCAGGAACGCGTAGAAACTGGCATAGATTGGACACTGATCGAATCCGGAGCGCGCCATCACAGGGAACATTGTAAGAGGGACGATATACCAAAAAACACATTTACTCAAGCATTACAAAGTAAATTTGACAAATGTATAATACAAGGTTTCCTCAATGAGGATTCGGGGCTCAGTATAGAACAACACTGGGAATTCCTAATGCCTGCAGTAGTATGGGACAACCAAAGATTTGCTACAGATGAAGGAAAGATATGTTTTCATAACGCTAACTGTATTACTGATGATATGATGAAAGTCATTAAGAGAGCTGTTAAAGCCAATGATAGGAATGTTTTGAAGCACGATATGAAAATGGTTAACGTTTTGCGAGTGAATGATTCGAAG atgacCGAATTGGATGAAGGcttgaaaaaatacaaaaaattggtATCTCTCAGTTTATGTGGGAACTTCATATCTGATATTAATTCAGATTTTATTCCACCGTCCGTAAAGACTCTGGAACTACAAGCTAACTGCCTTAAAGATGTTTCAGGATTTGCTGAAACTTTGCCCTCTGAGTTACTGTATTTAGGGTTGGCTAGAAACTTCCTTACCTCTA GTTCCGTAGATGGATTGAGGCTGTTACCATACAATTTGACGGTTCTGGATCTGTCGGATAACGACATCTATCATTTAGATCCGGTACTAGATGCTATCGCTAAGTTACCAAACCTTACTGCACTGCAGCTTTCGGGCAACCCTTGCTCG GTATGTGCCGGCTATGCTCGAGCTACTTTAATGAGATTAACTCGTTTACATTATCTGGATTGCCGTGAAATTCTTCCCACTGATAGGCCATTAGAACATATAGAAATGCACCCTGATGATTTGCGTGCTGCATACTTTTATTTCACTGTGTACCGAATCATGTCCGCTCCACAGCCGCCGAAGGCAGAAAAG ggAGCCAACGCAACATTCCACATTGAACTGGAGATCCCGTTGCTGGACGCGGTAAGAAGACGATTCTTGATGTTCAGACAAAACGAATCCCTTATTGAAATGTTACCACCACCAGAAGACGATGAATGGCCAATAACCCCCTCTGTGCCTGCGATGAGTAAAGTCTTAACTC GATTGGATGAAGAATCTTCGCATGAATCTGATATCTTCACTAACTTGGTTATGAGGAATCCGCGAGAAATTCACAACTACACCACGTTCGAGAGCAACAAGGTCCAGTGGAGCAAATTAATGAATTTCCAAGAGCCTATTCTGAAGATCTTCTGTCCCGACCTGATCGCCTTGAGGGACACTTTCCGATCCGTTATCACCATCAGATTGATTTACTCAGTT ATATATGCGCATCAAAAACCAGCTAAAGCTGAAAAGGTGAAGAGTGTCTCAGCGATGAAACCGCAAGGAGAGATGAGACTGACCATAGCCACGATCAGGTGCTCTCTCAGGGCCCCGGACTGGAGCCAGCCTTCGCAACACTTCCACTGGGACGAAACCCTCGGCACTAATGATGCTATTCATTGGGGTGAAGGTGATCTCTCT ATACTGCAATACAGTCAACAGCCAGTAAAAGTGACCAAAGGGAAACCCGAAGGCCCAGAATCTGGTCGGCAAGTAATGCCGGACTTCTTAACTTGTCACTTTGGCTTTGGGATCGATACCCTGAGTACCTCAAACATcagatga
- the LOC110371090 gene encoding sodium-coupled monocarboxylate transporter 1, which produces MPFTMNEGGFGVGDYVVFGVLCAVSCAGGLWYSAIGSKAKKVVDVKDYLLGGRTLSTFPVAMSLIASYVSGVTILGTPAEIYNYGTQYWLVVIGVSLSCIAVVTIYLPVFCTLRLTSSYEYLELRFNKNVRACASVLFLLDEVLFLPMIIFVPALAFNQLTGFSVYAVAGTMVTICGLYTVLGGLKAVVWTDSVQTGIMFIGVILVAAAGTIAVGGMKDVIEIVNETGRFELSNWSFSPFERQTGWGAVVGGFLYWTCFNSVNQTMVQRYMSLPTKRKAITAIFIFCIGAILAISLCVWCGLAAWATWVQGGCDPGGVPLVDDRLLPAFVTYVSRAKHLPGLPGVFLAGVFGAGLSSLSAVLNACALVVVEDIVRGWLKLQLKPFTEGILARVVTATLAIVSVVMLFVIEKLGGVLGKLEVLLYNVLCGWLKLQLKPFTEGILARVVTATLAIVSVVMLFVIEKLGGVLGVATALSAIAASATCGVFTLGMACWWVGPRGALAGAVAGALLAGTVSLGTQAAAAQGLRAPPLNITMDCARNASYVGLVDAIDPETIFPLFRISYHWIAPLGLIATMSVGMIVGYFFDKKDSLKMDAELFTPGVWRYLPQEAIERAGDTRRAIADRDAPAHAAPLILATIDIDKIEINGEPSR; this is translated from the exons ATGCCTTTCACAATGAACGAGGGTGGTTTCGGGGTAGGAGACTACGTGGTGTTCGGAGTACTCTGCGCAGTGTCATGCGCAGGTGGTCTATGGTACAGCGCCATTGGATCTAAGGCCAAGAAGGTTGTAGATGTGAAGGATTACCTCCTTGGAGGACGGACGCTGTCTACTTTTCCTGTGGCTATGTCACTTATTGCCAg CTACGTCTCCGGAGTGACGATTCTAGGCACCCCGGCGGAGATATACAACTATGGTACACAGTACTGGCTGGTCGTGATCGGAGTATCCCTCAGCTGCATAGCTGTGGTCACCATATACCTGCCTGTGTTCTGTACGCTAAGGTTAACTTCGTCTTATGAG tATCTAGAGTTAAGATTCAACAAGAATGTTCGTGCGTGCGCCTCAGTGTTGTTTTTACTGGACGAG GTTCTTTTCCTGCCGATGATCATATTTGTGCCAGCACTAGCATTCAATCAAT tgACAGGATTCAGTGTTTATGCAGTTGCTGGTACTATGGTCACCATATGTGGCCTTTATACAGTATTA GGTGGACTAAAAGCAGTGGTATGGACGGATTCAGTGCAGACCGGCATTATGTTCATAGGAGTGATCTTAGTAGCCGCCGCCGGGACAATTGCCGTCGGCGGGATGAAGGATGTTATAGAAATTGTTAACGAAACTGGACGATTTGAATTAtctaa TTGGAGCTTTTCGCCGTTTGAGCGTCAGACTGGCTGGGGTGCAGTGGTCGGGGGATTCTTATACTGGACTTGCTTCAACTCCGTCAATCAGACGATGGTGCAGAGGTACATGTCACTACCCACCAAGAGGAAAGCTATTAC AGCCATATTCATATTCTGCATCGGTGCAATCCTGGCCATCTCTCTCTGCGTCTGGTGTGGCCTGGCCGCTTGGGCCACCTGGGTGCAAGGAGGTTGCGACCCTGGTGGCGTGCCTCTGGTCGATGACAGGCTACTACCAGCCTTTGTGACGTATGTGTCGAGGGCTAAGCATCTGCCTGGACTCCCTGGTGTGTTCTTGGCGGGGGTTTTTGGAGCTGGACTTAG TTCACTTTCAGCAGTATTAAACGCGTGTGCGCTGGTGGTAGTCGAAGACATAGTGCGTGGCTGGCTAAAGCTGCAGCTCAAGCCGTTCACTGAGGGCATACTGGCTCGCGTGGTGACCGCTACCCTGGCCATCGTGTCTGTTGTCATGCTGTTCGTTATTGAGAAGCTGGGAGGAGTTCTTGGTAAGTTAGAAGTATTGCTGTATAATGTCTTGTGTGGCTGGCTGAAGCTGCAGCTGAAGCCGTTCACTGAGGGCATACTGGCTCGCGTGGTGACCGCTACCCTGGCCATCGTGTCTGTTGTCATGCTGTTCGTTATTGAGAAGCTGGGAGGAGTTCTTG GTGTAGCAACAGCATTATCAGCTATCGCAGCGAGCGCTACATGTGGGGTGTTCACTCTCGGCATGGCGTGCTGGTGGGTGGGCCCCCGGGGTGCTCTAGCCGGGGCCGTGGCGGGGGCCCTGCTGGCCGGCACCGTGTCGCTGGGGACCCAGGCCGCGGCCGCACAGGGGTTGAGAGCACCACCACTGAATATTACGATGGATTGCGCTAGAAACGCGTCTTATGTGGGACTTGTTGATGctatt GACCCCGAAACAATATTCCCCCTCTTCCGCATATCCTACCACTGGATAGCCCCACTAGGTCTCATCGCCACCATGTCAGTCGGCATGATAGTAGGCTACTTCTTCGACAAGAAGGACTCTCTCAAGATGGATGCGGAGTTGTTCACCCCTGGCGTGTGGAGGTACCTTCCTCAGGAGGCCATAGAGAGAGCGGGGGATACGAGAAGAGCGATAGCGGATAGAGATGCGCCTGCACATGCTGCGCCCTTAATACTCGCTACTATTGATATTGATAAG ATTGAAATAAATGGTGAACCCAGTAGGTGA